A stretch of Acidobacteriota bacterium DNA encodes these proteins:
- a CDS encoding HAMP domain-containing protein has product MLGYRVRLMLALALAGGLPPVVFLWAARPQVELLRKGLAREARLRAQEGVRDRVTAWERETAARLADWCRAAGAPVGRLLEAAGEPRTGRRVRLALAEVRDAARAAGIDAGAIFDPEGRPLLAWGRYGGASAGRNPSWSFLPSEGVLLELAEPCPPGRPQALRLAAVRRFPAAEFERALAVAAGGPVVVGSVLPGRHPTAPDRALLTLPSAEGRPAVGIEIGLENAGAAPARRLVRGLRWAAVATAIAAAGVGLFAGYSLSRPLARLTREVTRRADGAPDRSPLPGGPGEVGELAAAVDRLVARLDREQLRRMRAERMAAWREIARRVAHEVRNPLTPIRLAMDNLRRLRRRDPSKLPEHVEEEAASVLEEVSRLERLVREFAEFARLPEPRLRPVDVAAVAQGAAAGQIPSGGPIRLEVSVAGSLPPVAGDPDLLGMAVANVARNAVEALGGGSGRIRLTVRPLEREPVDGTPGTLVEVAVEDDGPGLPPDIAGRIFDPYVTGRAGDGTGLGLAIVRWIVRGHGGLVRAGPGSLGGARIAILLPAHGPPLAEEGSGGPEWREC; this is encoded by the coding sequence ATGCTGGGCTACCGCGTTCGCCTGATGCTCGCGCTCGCGCTGGCGGGTGGCCTGCCACCGGTCGTCTTTCTGTGGGCCGCGCGCCCCCAGGTCGAGCTTCTCAGGAAGGGTCTGGCGCGGGAGGCCCGGCTCCGGGCCCAGGAGGGTGTCCGGGACCGCGTGACGGCCTGGGAACGTGAAACGGCGGCACGGCTCGCCGACTGGTGTCGCGCCGCCGGTGCCCCCGTCGGCCGCCTCCTGGAAGCCGCCGGAGAGCCCCGAACAGGCCGGAGGGTCCGCCTCGCCCTCGCGGAAGTGCGGGACGCCGCTCGGGCGGCGGGAATCGACGCCGGCGCGATCTTCGACCCCGAAGGGCGTCCGCTGCTCGCCTGGGGCCGGTACGGAGGGGCGTCGGCGGGCCGGAACCCGTCCTGGAGCTTCCTTCCGTCCGAGGGAGTGCTCCTCGAACTGGCCGAGCCGTGCCCGCCCGGCCGGCCGCAGGCGCTCCGCCTCGCGGCGGTTCGGCGCTTCCCGGCCGCGGAGTTCGAGCGGGCGCTCGCGGTAGCGGCGGGAGGGCCGGTCGTGGTCGGGAGCGTCCTTCCGGGCCGCCACCCGACGGCGCCGGACCGTGCGCTGTTGACCCTTCCGAGCGCCGAGGGAAGACCGGCCGTCGGCATCGAAATCGGCCTCGAGAACGCCGGCGCCGCCCCGGCACGACGTCTCGTCCGGGGCTTGCGGTGGGCCGCCGTCGCCACGGCCATCGCCGCCGCCGGGGTCGGGCTCTTCGCGGGCTACTCCTTGTCCCGCCCCTTGGCCCGGCTGACGCGCGAGGTGACCCGCCGCGCGGACGGGGCCCCGGACCGCTCCCCGCTCCCCGGCGGCCCCGGGGAGGTCGGTGAACTCGCAGCCGCCGTCGACCGGCTCGTCGCACGGCTCGATCGCGAGCAGCTCCGCCGCATGCGGGCGGAGAGGATGGCGGCGTGGCGGGAGATCGCGCGCCGGGTCGCGCACGAGGTGCGCAACCCCCTCACCCCGATTCGCCTCGCCATGGACAACCTCAGGCGCCTGCGCCGGCGTGACCCCTCGAAACTCCCGGAACACGTCGAGGAGGAGGCCGCGTCGGTGCTCGAGGAAGTGAGCCGGCTCGAGCGGCTCGTGCGCGAGTTCGCCGAGTTCGCCCGGCTTCCGGAGCCGCGGCTGCGCCCGGTGGACGTGGCAGCGGTGGCGCAGGGCGCGGCCGCCGGGCAGATCCCCTCCGGCGGTCCGATCCGCCTCGAGGTCTCCGTCGCCGGAAGCCTGCCACCCGTGGCAGGCGACCCGGATCTGCTCGGGATGGCGGTGGCCAACGTCGCGCGCAACGCCGTCGAGGCTCTGGGCGGGGGTTCGGGCAGGATCCGCCTCACGGTCCGGCCGCTGGAGCGCGAGCCGGTCGACGGGACTCCCGGAACGCTCGTGGAGGTCGCGGTGGAGGACGATGGACCGGGGCTGCCGCCCGACATCGCCGGGCGGATCTTCGACCCCTACGTGACCGGCCGCGCCGGTGACGGCACCGGCCTCGGACTTGCGATCGTTCGCTGGATCGTTCGGGGGCACGGAGGTCTGGTCCGGGCGGGGCCCGGATCGCTCGGCGGTGCCCGCATCGCGATCCTCCTTCCGGCGCACGGGCCGCCCCTGGCGGAGGAAGGATCCGGAGGCCCGGAATGGCGAGAGTGCTGA
- the nth gene encoding endonuclease III yields MVAARESAAERRRRARRLLARLRAAYPDADCELGHRDPFQLLVATILSAQTTDRAVNKVTPALFRRFPTPRRLASARPEEIEPLIASIGLFRTKARAVVGTARALVERFGGKVPRDRKALESLPGVGRKTANVVLSTAFGEPALAVDTHVQRLARRLGLSRAREPRKIEEDLTALFPAESWGFASHALIWHGRRVCSARAPRCGSCVLADDCPSAGAAAEGRARPVRARSGGRRS; encoded by the coding sequence ATGGTTGCCGCCCGAGAGAGCGCCGCCGAACGCCGCCGCCGGGCCCGCCGCCTGCTTGCCCGGCTCCGCGCCGCCTATCCCGATGCGGACTGCGAGCTGGGCCACCGCGATCCGTTCCAGCTCCTGGTGGCCACGATCCTCTCGGCTCAGACCACCGACCGGGCGGTGAACAAGGTCACGCCGGCCCTGTTTCGGCGGTTTCCCACGCCCCGCCGCCTGGCGTCGGCGCGGCCCGAAGAGATCGAGCCGCTGATCGCGTCGATCGGCCTGTTCCGGACGAAGGCGCGCGCGGTGGTGGGGACGGCGCGGGCCCTGGTGGAGCGTTTCGGGGGGAAAGTGCCCCGGGACCGGAAGGCGCTCGAGTCGCTGCCGGGAGTGGGGCGGAAGACGGCGAACGTCGTCCTCTCGACGGCTTTCGGCGAGCCGGCACTGGCCGTCGACACGCACGTCCAGCGCCTCGCGCGCCGGCTGGGCCTGAGCCGCGCCCGCGAGCCGAGGAAGATCGAAGAGGACCTCACGGCCCTGTTCCCCGCGGAGAGCTGGGGGTTCGCAAGCCACGCGCTCATCTGGCACGGCCGCAGGGTGTGCTCCGCCCGCGCACCCCGTTGCGGGAGCTGCGTGCTCGCCGACGACTGCCCCTCTGCAGGCGCGGCAGCCGAGGGCCGGGCGCGGCCGGTGCGGGCGCGGAGCGGGGGGAGGCGGTCGTGA